One stretch of Labrenzia sp. CE80 DNA includes these proteins:
- a CDS encoding JAB domain-containing protein — MAEALEGFAEGVLPDRMLFQNALASAYSKLDQTKDQHPSADLQLGYEFLELIEAMFFRTGVEAETSSKQLGTRATVDKRRHQSLADQSDQAILQRLLSMKFTTPKARILSMALLGEFGNLNNVLNATEPRIKMIYGADDELIEVLHLLRTINARALMDETCRQKPIRDASQVFDYAVASMAHLDIVTVKVMYLDRIRELIGIETLQTGDCELVAIYPRELAARALDLSARYVIILHNQPDGTQDPQYGFMENIKHLEDAIGNLGIHLLDYVLVARPLCFSLKRLNVLNLGQDLPLLFQPELE; from the coding sequence ATGGCGGAGGCCCTGGAAGGGTTCGCAGAAGGCGTACTTCCTGATCGAATGCTTTTTCAAAATGCGCTTGCGTCAGCCTATTCGAAGCTGGACCAAACGAAAGACCAGCATCCTTCAGCCGACTTACAACTAGGATATGAATTCCTAGAGCTCATAGAGGCGATGTTCTTTAGAACCGGCGTTGAAGCAGAAACCAGCTCTAAGCAACTAGGCACTCGAGCCACGGTCGATAAACGACGACATCAGTCCTTAGCTGATCAAAGCGATCAGGCGATTCTCCAAAGGTTGCTATCGATGAAATTCACCACGCCAAAGGCTCGCATTCTGTCGATGGCACTACTTGGGGAGTTCGGGAACCTGAACAACGTGCTCAACGCGACGGAACCCCGCATTAAAATGATCTACGGAGCGGATGATGAGCTGATCGAGGTTCTTCATCTCCTACGAACCATTAACGCGCGCGCGCTCATGGACGAAACATGCCGGCAAAAGCCAATTCGGGACGCTAGCCAAGTGTTCGACTATGCGGTCGCCTCCATGGCCCACCTGGATATTGTCACTGTGAAGGTGATGTATCTTGATCGAATTCGTGAGCTGATCGGGATTGAAACGCTCCAGACCGGCGATTGTGAGTTAGTTGCCATATACCCAAGAGAGCTGGCAGCTCGGGCTTTGGATCTGTCCGCGCGATACGTAATCATTTTGCACAATCAACCGGATGGGACCCAAGACCCACAATACGGTTTCATGGAAAACATAAAGCACCTTGAAGACGCCATCGGTAACCTCGGAATTCACCTACTTGATTATGTGCTTGTTGCAAGGCCTCTTTGTTTCAGCCTGAAGAGGCTGAATGTCCTCAATCTTGGCCAAGACTTGCCGCTGTTGTTCCAACCTGAGTTGGAGTGA
- a CDS encoding HNH endonuclease signature motif containing protein, giving the protein MKFGELTSREAVLDAISECDGLGRDAFLAKYGYKRARTYRLLHDGRIYDTKAIFGVAFGKQHGSPLRSRDFAGGAATVVPVFKRLGFRVSEVRHPAEELNVGATYFRKDLLDQFGGQMQRGIWTPAEFAAVFIFSGKSGEKYGYRDGWTEDGVFRYTGEGQTGDMTFTTGNAAIRDHRENNEDILLFEDLGKAKGVRYVGLFDIAGWEYVDGIDEGNNPRKLIVFSLVPLAGTIHSLIEPSITDRSTGSKISLGDLRLAAYSAANAGKSQLKSGNALTSWRERSATVRKYVLERAKGFCEACEQAAPFIKKDGSGYLEAHHIKRLADDGPDHPESVAAICPNCHRRIHAGEDGEAWNKMVQKKILAKEKRSVDT; this is encoded by the coding sequence ATGAAATTTGGAGAGCTAACTTCACGAGAAGCCGTACTTGATGCAATTTCCGAGTGCGACGGCTTAGGACGCGACGCATTTCTTGCGAAGTATGGATACAAACGCGCAAGAACCTACCGCTTGCTCCATGATGGGAGGATATATGACACCAAAGCAATTTTTGGTGTTGCGTTTGGGAAGCAGCATGGCAGCCCGTTGCGATCTCGCGATTTCGCTGGAGGGGCGGCAACCGTCGTCCCTGTATTTAAGAGACTTGGGTTCAGGGTCTCAGAGGTTAGGCACCCAGCAGAAGAACTGAATGTAGGCGCAACATACTTTCGAAAGGATCTACTGGATCAATTTGGCGGACAGATGCAAAGAGGTATTTGGACACCTGCCGAATTTGCTGCAGTGTTTATTTTCTCCGGAAAGAGTGGCGAAAAGTACGGTTATAGAGACGGTTGGACCGAAGACGGCGTGTTTCGGTATACGGGGGAAGGTCAGACCGGCGACATGACATTCACAACCGGCAATGCGGCAATCCGAGATCATCGGGAAAACAACGAAGACATTTTGCTCTTTGAGGATCTTGGGAAGGCAAAAGGCGTTCGGTATGTTGGCCTATTCGACATCGCTGGCTGGGAATATGTTGATGGCATCGACGAAGGCAACAATCCGCGAAAGCTAATTGTATTCAGCCTGGTCCCTCTGGCCGGCACTATCCATAGTCTAATAGAACCCTCTATCACTGATAGATCGACTGGATCGAAGATCTCTCTTGGAGATTTGAGGCTTGCAGCCTATTCCGCGGCCAACGCAGGTAAATCACAGCTGAAGTCCGGAAACGCGCTCACATCTTGGCGCGAACGGAGCGCAACGGTCCGCAAGTACGTGTTGGAAAGAGCGAAGGGCTTCTGCGAAGCCTGCGAACAAGCCGCGCCATTCATCAAGAAAGATGGCTCAGGTTATCTGGAAGCACACCATATAAAACGCCTAGCAGATGATGGCCCGGATCATCCGGAGTCTGTTGCAGCTATCTGCCCCAATTGCCACAGACGAATTCACGCCGGCGAGGACGGTGAAGCGTGGAATAAGATGGTGCAGAAGAAAATCTTGGCGAAGGAGAAGCGGTCCGTGGATACGTAA
- a CDS encoding helix-turn-helix domain-containing protein — MRELRKKLGDPDRGEFAQTLGVSRSTLAGYERGESEPTATVLAAYRAKHGVNVDWLLTGTGSMFIGGDVQVENTTLSEIRKYVWNITATFWETVPRRTKPESVADQAVEMLDYLISREGVNEDAVSEVIQFEAERLKRTSDTSD; from the coding sequence TTGCGCGAATTACGGAAGAAACTCGGAGATCCAGATCGGGGTGAATTTGCTCAAACGCTCGGCGTGAGCCGATCGACGCTAGCTGGCTACGAACGCGGCGAGAGCGAGCCTACTGCCACAGTTTTGGCCGCATACCGCGCGAAGCATGGTGTCAATGTCGATTGGCTGCTAACCGGCACCGGCAGCATGTTCATCGGCGGCGATGTTCAGGTCGAAAACACAACTCTTTCCGAGATCCGCAAATACGTCTGGAACATCACCGCGACCTTCTGGGAAACGGTTCCCCGCCGGACGAAACCGGAAAGCGTCGCTGACCAGGCAGTTGAAATGCTGGACTACCTCATCAGTCGTGAAGGCGTGAACGAAGACGCTGTCTCGGAAGTTATCCAGTTCGAAGCCGAGCGCCTGAAGCGCACCTCCGACACATCTGACTGA
- a CDS encoding ParB N-terminal domain-containing protein has translation MTSYQSIRVSLIDIPEGRLREIDGDWADCLCDMFLETGQKTPIDVIATDKRFTLVAGAHRLRAARLAKWKEIDARILSPTSEQAADELRLHEILENIARKDFNALERCEAFFEMKRIYEALHPASKHGGRRGNQHIGGQKRQVAIFAFCQSAAETTGLSDRSVRLAVQIWEGLAPASREQLKGTPFAARQSDLKSLSELDADAQSKILDILVGPVPKAASVADALVIVNGRKPLTAAERIFRTVSDSLVKLPKASRTVLFRNHKDEIIDLARREGWFNA, from the coding sequence GTGACGTCGTATCAATCCATCAGAGTTTCCCTGATCGATATTCCCGAAGGGCGTCTTCGGGAGATTGATGGGGATTGGGCGGACTGCCTTTGCGACATGTTTCTGGAAACCGGGCAGAAGACGCCGATCGACGTCATTGCCACGGACAAGCGGTTCACGCTTGTTGCTGGAGCCCATCGTCTGCGCGCTGCCAGGTTGGCAAAGTGGAAAGAGATAGACGCGCGGATCCTCAGTCCCACGAGCGAGCAGGCCGCGGACGAACTGCGGCTCCATGAGATCCTTGAGAACATCGCACGGAAGGATTTCAACGCCCTGGAGCGCTGCGAAGCCTTCTTCGAGATGAAGCGGATCTATGAGGCGTTGCATCCTGCTTCCAAGCATGGCGGGAGACGTGGAAATCAGCACATTGGCGGCCAAAAGAGGCAAGTGGCAATTTTTGCCTTTTGCCAGAGTGCTGCCGAAACGACTGGTCTTTCTGATCGTTCGGTCCGTCTCGCCGTCCAAATCTGGGAAGGTTTGGCCCCGGCGTCCCGCGAGCAACTGAAAGGCACGCCATTCGCCGCCAGACAATCCGATCTCAAGTCACTCTCCGAACTGGACGCAGATGCTCAGTCCAAGATTCTGGACATCCTTGTCGGTCCGGTTCCCAAGGCGGCTTCGGTTGCGGATGCCCTGGTGATCGTCAATGGCCGGAAGCCGCTCACGGCTGCGGAACGGATCTTCCGCACGGTGTCTGACAGCCTGGTCAAGCTTCCCAAGGCAAGCCGAACGGTTCTGTTTCGAAACCACAAGGACGAGATCATTGATCTCGCAAGACGGGAAGGGTGGTTCAATGCGTAA
- a CDS encoding transcriptional regulator, which translates to MNTLTMQQKASSAWNGQVPEWVSELASLADRDGLNACARRLGYSAAVISQTISAKYPGDLSKVEDKVRGALMGSVVDCPILGEIGRDTCLSWQKKPRAVTNAMRTKLHRACRSGCPHSRLKEVKHA; encoded by the coding sequence TTGAACACGCTCACGATGCAACAAAAGGCAAGCTCTGCCTGGAATGGCCAGGTGCCCGAATGGGTCAGCGAACTGGCTAGCCTCGCAGACCGTGACGGTCTGAACGCCTGCGCGAGGCGGCTCGGCTATTCGGCGGCCGTCATCAGCCAGACAATCTCGGCGAAATATCCCGGCGATCTTTCAAAGGTGGAAGACAAAGTGCGCGGCGCGCTCATGGGATCCGTTGTCGACTGCCCGATCCTCGGGGAGATCGGCCGCGATACCTGTCTTTCCTGGCAGAAGAAGCCCCGCGCCGTGACCAATGCCATGCGCACGAAACTCCACCGGGCCTGCCGGTCCGGTTGTCCTCACTCAAGACTGAAAGAGGTCAAACATGCTTAG
- a CDS encoding ATP-binding protein yields MGDRETSVSSGGLAALKNVARFLALVETLIHRGPHLPGIGVFHGYSGYGKTYASIYTTNKRRALRIEVGDSWTRKKFLENLLAEADVRPQRSTIADLTTEAIMALGDDFERPLIIDEADKLADKGMLELVREIQEHSQVPVLLIGEEQLPGKLMKVERVHNRVLDWVPAEPCDRDDARALADLFCPTLILSDDLMDLLVEKAEGRARRIVVNLNKMGEQARNTRQQAFDAGSFDAGWFYTGEPPRRTRRVA; encoded by the coding sequence ATGGGGGACAGAGAGACATCTGTCAGTTCGGGCGGGCTTGCAGCGCTCAAGAATGTGGCACGGTTCCTGGCACTGGTAGAGACGCTGATCCACAGGGGACCGCATCTGCCTGGCATTGGGGTGTTCCACGGGTATTCCGGGTACGGCAAGACCTATGCCTCGATCTATACCACCAACAAGCGCCGGGCTTTGCGCATCGAAGTGGGCGACAGCTGGACCCGCAAGAAGTTCCTTGAGAACCTCCTGGCGGAGGCGGATGTCAGGCCGCAGCGCTCGACAATCGCCGATCTCACCACTGAAGCGATCATGGCCCTCGGTGATGATTTCGAGCGCCCGCTCATCATCGATGAGGCAGACAAGCTTGCCGACAAGGGCATGCTGGAACTCGTGCGCGAGATCCAGGAACATTCCCAGGTGCCGGTTCTGCTGATCGGCGAAGAACAATTGCCGGGCAAGCTCATGAAAGTGGAGCGCGTTCACAACCGGGTGCTGGATTGGGTTCCGGCCGAGCCTTGCGACCGCGATGATGCGCGCGCTCTGGCAGACCTCTTTTGTCCGACCCTCATCCTGAGCGATGACCTGATGGATCTCCTGGTCGAAAAGGCTGAGGGGCGCGCAAGGCGCATCGTGGTGAACCTCAACAAGATGGGCGAGCAGGCCCGCAACACAAGACAGCAGGCCTTCGATGCCGGCAGCTTTGACGCCGGCTGGTTCTATACGGGCGAGCCGCCCCGCAGAACGAGGAGGGTTGCCTGA
- a CDS encoding helix-turn-helix transcriptional regulator: MAKPLQVPPNGWDKHSIKAELHRQGMTLAKLAELEGMTPNSFSHVWTRPVRKAEKAISDFLELPLKELWPGRYPIRTSRILHSRYDKLQASQKSRPTPDRKAA, encoded by the coding sequence ATGGCGAAGCCGCTTCAGGTTCCACCGAACGGATGGGACAAACACTCGATCAAGGCCGAGTTGCACCGCCAGGGCATGACCCTGGCCAAGCTCGCAGAGCTGGAGGGGATGACCCCCAACTCGTTCTCCCACGTGTGGACCCGTCCGGTTCGTAAAGCCGAGAAAGCCATCAGCGACTTTCTCGAACTTCCTCTCAAGGAACTCTGGCCAGGCCGGTATCCCATCAGGACCTCACGTATCCTGCATAGCAGATACGACAAGCTGCAAGCTAGCCAGAAAAGCCGGCCCACGCCGGACAGAAAAGCGGCCTGA
- a CDS encoding DDE-type integrase/transposase/recombinase: MKLWLTAQELADLGLDGFPATKRGVHKVIEREGWGETTLARKREGRAGGGGFEFHIDLLPLPQRLAYAGSFVRIEQSDFLTETDVSLTAAERTARDAKVIVLKVAERFRKTCRMGATASDHLFSELYLAGEVPVPGWVSDEIKRVSIRTLARWRRQMRLDINRLGSDASKARKGTGVLERAEGGRLKNYCLAVHASNQFLSAKHIRHTALAEFGETILVETTRGQKRVPMPPLRTFQNALKGWKSEYRNELLKITDPDAYRSHVQFAMTGAHRVERLNQKWEIDASPVDAMTTDGRKNLYMAIDLYSRRVVLLISDTARASAVGLLIRKCLLEWGVPELIKTDNGADFAARATVRLLDALGIEQEFSAPYTPQQKGTVERVIGTFQRDCCAPLPGFVGHSVADRKVIEARRQFSDRLGTDDAKMFQVELSASDLQAEADRWAREQYGHSPHESLKRRTPFQVANSWTGDVRAIKDPECLDVLLAPVPGKDGLRKVTKQGVKVDREYYLPVCGVMPGAEVLCRHDPADFGRLWLFEPDGETYLGEAVNPDLAGLDPVHVAAQVKALQKAHETEKLAEIRKEKRKITPRTVLDAQRSAYAQSASVLAFPQRREHHVTPKSLAAADVKKRPDPRALTDAERRMMESLKADAGKAPAPVDKLSSLETPEARFKRALSFEARLSQGQALSDDDALWLTAYQAGPEYRAHRLIWEDRKQQRNGVSPA; this comes from the coding sequence ATGAAACTCTGGCTGACCGCTCAGGAGCTCGCCGATCTTGGCCTGGATGGATTTCCCGCAACCAAACGCGGTGTCCACAAGGTCATAGAGCGCGAAGGCTGGGGAGAGACGACCCTGGCACGCAAGCGCGAGGGCCGGGCAGGGGGCGGCGGCTTTGAATTTCACATAGACCTTCTGCCACTGCCTCAACGTCTTGCCTATGCCGGCTCCTTTGTCCGGATCGAGCAAAGCGATTTCCTCACCGAGACCGATGTCAGCCTCACAGCCGCAGAACGCACGGCACGGGATGCCAAGGTCATCGTCCTGAAAGTGGCCGAGCGGTTCCGCAAGACCTGCAGGATGGGCGCGACCGCGTCTGATCATTTGTTTTCCGAGCTCTATCTGGCCGGTGAGGTGCCGGTTCCAGGCTGGGTTTCTGACGAGATCAAGCGCGTGTCGATCCGGACCCTGGCCCGTTGGCGGCGCCAGATGCGGCTGGACATCAACCGGCTTGGCTCGGATGCGTCCAAGGCGCGTAAAGGCACGGGCGTGCTGGAACGGGCAGAAGGCGGGCGATTGAAGAACTACTGCCTGGCGGTTCATGCCTCCAATCAGTTCCTGAGCGCCAAGCATATCCGGCACACGGCGCTTGCCGAGTTTGGTGAGACCATTCTGGTGGAGACGACGCGGGGACAAAAACGGGTGCCAATGCCGCCTTTGAGGACGTTTCAAAACGCCCTCAAAGGCTGGAAATCCGAATATCGCAATGAGCTTTTGAAGATCACGGACCCGGATGCCTATCGCAGCCATGTGCAGTTTGCCATGACGGGAGCGCACCGGGTCGAACGGTTGAACCAGAAATGGGAGATCGACGCTTCACCGGTGGACGCCATGACCACGGACGGCCGCAAGAACCTCTACATGGCGATTGATCTCTACTCCCGGCGGGTTGTGCTGCTGATCTCCGACACAGCGAGGGCGTCAGCGGTGGGGCTCCTGATCCGCAAGTGTCTTCTGGAGTGGGGCGTTCCGGAGCTGATCAAGACCGACAACGGCGCGGATTTCGCCGCCCGTGCCACGGTGCGCCTCCTGGATGCGCTCGGCATCGAACAGGAGTTCTCCGCGCCCTATACGCCGCAGCAAAAGGGCACGGTGGAGCGTGTCATCGGCACGTTCCAGCGTGACTGCTGCGCACCGCTTCCAGGTTTTGTCGGACATTCCGTCGCCGACCGGAAGGTGATCGAAGCGCGCCGGCAATTCTCCGATCGGCTTGGCACGGATGATGCCAAGATGTTCCAGGTGGAACTCTCCGCTAGCGACCTGCAGGCAGAGGCGGACAGATGGGCGCGCGAACAATACGGGCATAGCCCGCATGAGAGCCTGAAACGCAGGACGCCCTTCCAAGTCGCCAACAGCTGGACCGGCGATGTCAGGGCGATCAAGGATCCCGAATGCCTTGATGTTCTTCTGGCACCGGTCCCCGGCAAGGACGGACTTCGAAAAGTCACCAAGCAAGGCGTCAAGGTGGACCGCGAATACTATCTTCCGGTCTGCGGGGTGATGCCGGGCGCGGAAGTCCTGTGCCGCCACGATCCGGCAGACTTTGGGCGGCTCTGGCTATTCGAGCCGGATGGCGAGACCTACTTGGGCGAGGCGGTCAACCCGGATTTGGCTGGCCTCGATCCGGTTCATGTGGCAGCTCAGGTCAAGGCCCTGCAGAAGGCGCATGAGACCGAAAAACTTGCCGAAATCCGCAAGGAAAAACGCAAGATCACACCGCGCACGGTGCTGGACGCGCAGCGCTCTGCCTATGCGCAATCAGCATCTGTCCTGGCCTTCCCGCAGCGCCGCGAACACCATGTCACGCCCAAAAGCCTCGCTGCGGCGGACGTGAAGAAACGCCCCGATCCGCGGGCGCTCACGGATGCTGAGCGGCGGATGATGGAGAGCCTGAAGGCCGACGCAGGAAAGGCACCGGCGCCTGTTGACAAACTGTCGTCGTTGGAAACCCCAGAGGCCCGGTTCAAGCGCGCCCTGTCGTTTGAGGCCCGTCTTTCGCAGGGCCAGGCCCTTTCCGATGACGATGCACTTTGGCTGACCGCTTATCAGGCGGGACCGGAATATCGAGCTCACCGGCTGATCTGGGAGGACCGGAAGCAGCAGAGAAACGGCGTATCGCCCGCGTAA
- the glsA gene encoding glutaminase A, with translation MPSVLARYKSVSKAFVYALAIEYCGHDEVAKAIGVEPSGDSFNSIRLKVDNRPFNPMVNAGAIACTGLIFSKDPDGALERIRQVLGEFAGRELALDEAVYQSESRTGDRNRAIAWLLRNNGVLKGDVDASLDVYFRQCALLTNARDLSIMGATLANNGVNPLTGRRVVTSLTAARVLSIMVSSGMYDYSGEWIYRIGLPAKSGVGGGITAALPAQLGLGTYSPRLDPLGNSVRGLKVCEEISSQFSLHVLQRQGDVRSVIAAKYDLSRVKSHRDRREADQELLMNFGETAQVTELTGAINVISCDFVCRQLMNDTKREIEVLDFRRVSEISKAAAKLLRRLFEDFTACGTRVVLTGLKDNSFCEQTLMNAFGEDLRNELRRFETLTDGVAWAEDQLVFRRGGFTRLSAQIDFAEQPLLAGLSGEQIRGLEDLVHKEECLGGKKIIETGQAADSVFFLTKGMVSVVLDSGVRIATLDAGTCFGEFALISQDEKRSANVVSDSPCQYFKLSVDAVHALNDEAPEVVQIMLKNLAALLAKRLRQANTKIDALTN, from the coding sequence GTGCCATCCGTTCTTGCGCGTTACAAGTCCGTATCCAAAGCTTTTGTCTATGCGCTCGCGATCGAATATTGCGGTCACGATGAGGTGGCTAAGGCGATCGGCGTAGAACCTTCTGGTGACAGCTTTAACTCAATCCGTCTGAAAGTGGACAATCGGCCGTTCAACCCGATGGTGAATGCTGGTGCAATCGCCTGTACTGGCCTGATCTTCAGCAAAGATCCCGATGGGGCGTTGGAACGCATTCGCCAGGTACTTGGAGAGTTTGCAGGTCGAGAACTCGCGCTGGACGAAGCTGTTTATCAGTCGGAAAGCCGCACCGGAGACCGGAACCGGGCAATCGCCTGGCTGCTGCGTAACAACGGCGTTCTCAAAGGCGATGTCGATGCCTCGCTCGACGTTTATTTCCGGCAATGCGCCTTGCTTACCAATGCCCGAGATCTTTCGATCATGGGTGCGACCTTGGCCAACAACGGCGTCAATCCATTGACCGGAAGAAGAGTCGTAACTTCCCTGACAGCCGCCCGGGTGCTGTCCATCATGGTAAGCTCGGGAATGTATGACTATTCCGGCGAGTGGATCTATCGGATTGGCCTTCCCGCAAAGAGCGGTGTTGGTGGCGGGATCACCGCAGCGTTACCGGCTCAGCTGGGCCTCGGTACCTATTCTCCGCGCCTGGATCCATTGGGCAACAGCGTGCGTGGCTTGAAGGTTTGCGAAGAAATATCATCGCAATTCAGCCTGCACGTCTTGCAACGGCAGGGCGACGTCAGGAGTGTGATTGCAGCGAAGTACGACCTGTCGCGCGTTAAATCCCACCGGGACAGGCGTGAGGCAGATCAGGAACTGTTGATGAACTTCGGCGAAACAGCTCAGGTTACTGAGCTTACCGGAGCAATCAATGTCATTTCCTGCGATTTTGTCTGTCGCCAGTTGATGAACGATACCAAGCGTGAGATTGAAGTTCTGGACTTCCGCCGTGTTTCCGAGATCAGCAAAGCCGCCGCCAAGCTGTTACGGCGTCTGTTTGAGGATTTTACCGCCTGCGGCACGCGTGTGGTCCTGACCGGCCTCAAGGACAATAGTTTTTGCGAGCAAACGCTCATGAACGCCTTTGGAGAAGACTTAAGGAACGAACTGCGACGGTTCGAAACGCTGACCGATGGCGTGGCTTGGGCAGAGGATCAACTGGTGTTTCGGCGTGGCGGTTTTACTCGGCTTTCGGCGCAAATCGACTTTGCCGAACAACCACTACTGGCGGGTCTTTCCGGGGAGCAGATTCGTGGACTTGAGGACCTGGTGCACAAAGAGGAGTGCCTCGGGGGAAAGAAGATCATCGAAACCGGGCAAGCCGCGGACAGTGTATTTTTCCTGACCAAGGGCATGGTCAGTGTGGTGCTCGACAGCGGCGTACGTATTGCCACCCTGGACGCTGGTACATGTTTCGGCGAGTTCGCCCTCATTTCACAGGATGAAAAGCGATCCGCAAATGTGGTCTCGGACTCTCCGTGCCAGTATTTTAAGCTTTCTGTCGACGCCGTGCACGCTCTCAACGATGAGGCTCCTGAAGTCGTCCAAATAATGCTGAAAAATCTCGCAGCGCTGCTGGCAAAACGTTTGCGCCAGGCAAATACGAAAATTGATGCGCTCACCAACTAA
- a CDS encoding mandelate racemase/muconate lactonizing enzyme family protein, with protein MQVLDRVELYLVKTPLPAPHTPSWIPGTVRTHVSMYIVRFITDDGVEGWSGFPAAGRERAGLGDLLASLFLGQDAGDIDNLAERIQIMAAGGSFNWWLEPAFWDIKAKTAGLPLYKYLGGTDDRLKLYASSGELRDTHARREEAEARLAEGFDTMKMRVHDFDEAVDIEHISDAASYMQGRMKISVDCNQAFRLTQNGDAPLWSLDRAKRFVDAAADVGLAWVEEPLFGEWHEEIAQLTTHARVPVAGGELHVMGYRELARMLKMGCYNIYQPDAMWAGGISQSLKVAALCREQGLKFTPHCWSNGFGFIANAHVFAASGFAGEALFEYPVSPPGWIPEGRDLIFTHPFVHENGGFNMPQSPGLGFEIDQGNLEKYGRCFFKASRKSTHWMPEVLADL; from the coding sequence ATGCAAGTGCTGGACCGCGTCGAACTCTACCTGGTGAAAACGCCGTTGCCAGCACCGCATACACCGTCATGGATCCCGGGAACGGTCCGAACCCATGTCTCCATGTATATCGTCCGGTTCATCACTGATGACGGTGTCGAGGGGTGGAGCGGATTTCCTGCTGCAGGACGTGAACGTGCCGGACTTGGTGATCTGCTCGCCAGCCTTTTCCTCGGCCAAGATGCCGGCGACATCGACAACCTCGCCGAGCGCATCCAGATCATGGCCGCAGGCGGCAGTTTTAACTGGTGGCTTGAGCCCGCATTTTGGGACATCAAGGCAAAGACGGCAGGCCTTCCACTTTATAAATATCTTGGCGGAACTGACGACCGTCTCAAGCTCTATGCATCATCGGGCGAGTTGAGGGACACTCATGCACGGCGCGAGGAAGCTGAAGCGCGGCTGGCCGAGGGTTTTGACACGATGAAAATGCGTGTTCATGACTTCGACGAAGCCGTCGATATCGAGCATATTTCCGACGCTGCAAGCTATATGCAAGGAAGAATGAAAATCTCGGTCGACTGCAATCAGGCTTTCCGGTTGACCCAAAACGGTGATGCTCCGCTGTGGTCGCTTGACCGTGCCAAGCGCTTCGTCGATGCGGCAGCCGATGTCGGACTTGCCTGGGTGGAAGAGCCTCTGTTCGGGGAATGGCACGAGGAAATTGCCCAGCTGACAACGCATGCGCGCGTGCCTGTCGCCGGTGGTGAGCTTCATGTCATGGGCTATCGAGAACTGGCGCGCATGCTGAAGATGGGCTGCTACAATATCTATCAGCCCGATGCCATGTGGGCTGGAGGCATTTCACAAAGCCTCAAAGTCGCAGCGCTGTGCCGCGAGCAAGGACTGAAGTTCACGCCACATTGCTGGTCAAATGGCTTTGGCTTTATTGCCAATGCACATGTCTTTGCCGCGAGCGGCTTTGCAGGGGAGGCGCTCTTTGAGTATCCGGTTTCACCGCCGGGCTGGATACCGGAGGGCCGCGACCTGATTTTCACGCATCCATTCGTGCATGAAAATGGCGGATTCAACATGCCGCAATCGCCCGGGCTCGGTTTTGAGATCGATCAAGGAAACCTGGAGAAATACGGTCGCTGCTTCTTTAAGGCCAGCCGCAAAAGCACCCACTGGATGCCTGAGGTGCTTGCAGACCTCTGA
- a CDS encoding pentapeptide repeat-containing protein, whose protein sequence is MADKVLQDLLRFSVEAWNDARMLGSVGLPIDLTGVQLQGANLQGANLQGANLQGANLQGANLQGANLQGANLQGANLQGADLQGANLQGANLQGTNFQGAYLKGANLQGANLQSANLRDADFMDTHFSETYRVIGTSPTGDPTGVYIPEAGRETELGLEPGLESIKRMLYFTKREAEKEGRTFCAYLIDLSIQSLYDLSEEESEALRSELKLLVPPDPKPPR, encoded by the coding sequence ATGGCCGATAAAGTACTGCAAGATCTTCTGCGGTTTAGCGTTGAAGCATGGAACGACGCACGAATGCTAGGTTCTGTGGGTTTGCCAATTGACCTGACAGGCGTCCAACTGCAGGGAGCCAATCTTCAGGGAGCCAATCTTCAGGGAGCCAATCTTCAGGGAGCCAATCTTCAGGGAGCCAATCTTCAGGGAGCCAATCTTCAGGGAGCCAATCTTCAGGGAGCCAATCTTCAGGGAGCCGATCTTCAGGGAGCCAATCTTCAGGGAGCCAATCTTCAAGGTACCAATTTTCAGGGAGCCTATCTTAAGGGAGCCAATCTTCAGGGAGCCAATCTTCAGAGTGCCAATCTGCGGGACGCCGATTTCATGGACACGCATTTTTCGGAAACTTATCGGGTGATTGGCACTTCGCCGACTGGTGATCCGACAGGCGTCTATATCCCTGAAGCGGGGAGAGAAACTGAGCTTGGCCTAGAGCCGGGATTAGAATCGATTAAGCGTATGCTTTACTTCACAAAAAGGGAGGCTGAGAAAGAAGGGCGGACTTTTTGCGCTTACTTGATAGATTTGAGTATCCAGTCTCTTTACGATCTTTCAGAAGAGGAAAGCGAAGCTCTGAGGAGTGAACTGAAATTGCTTGTACCACCAGATCCGAAGCCACCAAGATAG